The Drosophila biarmipes strain raj3 chromosome X, RU_DBia_V1.1, whole genome shotgun sequence genome includes the window TCTTGGGAGACTTTAAAGTTGCAGTCGAGTGATAtcgatatttttaattttggttttttgatGGTTCAGATTggattaaatataaaagatcAAAATCAAAGAAAAGTAACAGCGTTTATGTTGATTTCCGAGTTCATATCAACACGCAGAAAAAGTGTAAGCAATAGTGTTTAAACAGACCTAACAGGTGGTTTGATTGGTATTATTTTTACGTTAAGCCTTTTCCTATCCCAGGAACATGGAAAATTGGTTTCCTCTTTTTGAGTTCCTTTTAAATGTCTTGCTCAGGTGACGCCCACCCGACGGTAGTTTATGTATGAACTTTAAGCCTGTCAAAGTGGAATCGGAAAATCTGTTAAGAAGTTATTAAGTGGAATGGGAAAACAGGCCTATGCTCGCTGCCCGACCATTCCCGGAGGTGCTCGGCTCGCATTTCCCACTGACTAGAGCCCACGTCCACTTCCTTTCAAAGCCTCGACATGTGAAATTATCAAAGgcatatttttcttttgtccattcatattttccttttcattttcattggCATCCCGAAGGATGATGGCCAGGTCTCTGATTACTCCTAAGCTGGCTAAGAATGAATTTCATGTTGTTGAGAGCAATGGAGTTGATCAAAGGGATGCACTCGGCAGCGGCTGCCAGGAATTTAATTAAGAACTCACCTTTGAGCTCGTCCATCCCCCAGCCCCTCCCCCTGGCCAATACCCCTCAAAGTTATAATCAAGACCATTTTTTCGCTTTGTCTTCACTCCATTGGCCTGTGCAGGAGCAGTCGTGTTTTGAATTCACGGCGCGAGAGCAACACAGGACCCCCGTCGACGGATCCCATCGGGAGCATCCACAATCTGCAGCTGGACATCATGGACGACATCTACTTGCAGTCGCGCAAGGCGCGCTTGAAGCTCTGGACCTCCTCCAACGAGAAGGTGTGCGAGGTGCAGACCGTCGACGAGGCGGGCACCGGCCAGCCGGGCAGGCGCTTCACCAACCGCCGCTACTCGGAGTGTCCCCAGCCGGGATTGGCCAGCTCCTTTCGCCGCGCCTCCGAGCtgccgcagccgcagcaaggccagcagcagcagccgcagcagcagagcTCCACTCGGGCCTCCACGCGTCGCAAGAAGTCGGGCAGTGGCACCGGGCTCCTGGGCAGTCGCTCGGACATCGCCGGGATATTCAGCTCGTTGACCAGCTCGGCCATGGACATGCACCGGCCGGAGCCGGAGGGACGCGACGGCAGCTCCAGTGCCAGCTCCTCGGCCACGGCCACGGCCAGCAGCCCCTTCCTCAGCCAGACCTTCCAGGCGGCAGCTCGCGGACGCGCAaccagtgccacgcccacacccaCCGCCGGTGGCCTCACCGtcggcggaggcggcggcggcggcggaggaggtgtATCGGGAGCGGGAACCTCTGGGGGCCTGCTCGATCCCAATGCCGGGCGGTCCACGCGCTCCAACAGCTTCGATGTGTCCCTGCTGAACAACGCCAAGCAGCTGGTGAGCGACGTGCAGGACAATGGCTCGGCCACCTTGTCCGGTTGGTTTGCCAAGCGGCACACGCCGCTGGCCCGCAAGAAGAGTGTGCGCAGCAAGAGCTCGGCGGTGGCCCTCTCCAAGGACGTGCTGGAGCGGCTGCAGAAGAAGGATCCCTTGGGCGGCGACTCCGGCAAGCCGAAGCTGAAGCCGCGCAGCAAGCAGAAGACCTGGGCGGAGTCCACCAAGGCGACGGTGGATGCCACCATCTTGGGCACGGCCATCGAGGGATTCCTGCGCAAGAGCTCCAACGCGAGCATGGGCGGATCGAGCATGGGCGGATCGTCGGGCGGCGCCTCCACCTCGGCAGCGGCCCGCGGGGCCACGCCCAAGACGGCCAAGGACTCGGGCAGCGCCAGCGGCAGTCCTGCCCACGGAGCCCGTCGCAGTCGCGCCTCCGCCGGCAGCTCCGCTCAGTCGCAGGCCGGACGGGCCGTGCGCTCCACCCTCAACTGGTTCGGCAAGGCCGACGAGGACGACTCCAAGGACACGTGCGACGCCTCGCTCTGCGCCACGCTCAAGGACCTGTTCGTCAAATAGGTCGGGGGCCGCAGAGGCAAGTAAAGCAATGGGTCGAGTCCCGGCTAGAGCAGCACATCGGTGAGTAGATACTATCCACGTAGCCACGCTACTCCATACCCTTAGctttggaaaaataaacattgccCTCTTGTTTTTGAAGAATAAGCAATAtgcctttaaaatattcgcaaaattgtattttcacGGGCTCTTTGTTTAAACTTTGTTAATGATTTTTACGGTGGGCTGATAAACCAAGTCCAATTATGTCAAGGACATTAATCCTTTTTATAAAAGGAgtttaatattacattttaaaattctattcAACAACTAGGTAGATAATTAAGAGGAGTGTTTGGAAACTAATTTGGCATCGAGTCTGCAgtccaaaaatatattgcttGAATAGGTTATATACTACAAGCGAATGTGATTAACTGGAAATTTCTAGTGGTGAATAAGTGCAACATAAAATGGATTTCTGCTCAAAAATCGGATAATTTGTGATATTTTTTAGAAGTGCAGAAAAGTTTTTGACCACTTTCCAACTGGAAtgtttaaaaagttgtaataATCTTTTGTACACCTTCTGTGTCCTTGAAAAGGCAtagtaaaaaacattttttatgagcTAGTTCTGTCAAATAGAATATAATCATACCTATTTCTGTGGTTCgattttcagaattttttaaaatataaaaatctaaaactgtattcaaaaactattattttatattcttaGATGTGGTCTTACGCAATGGTCTTTATTTTGGCCCaaaaattactcatacgacTAGTATGCCAGTTTCCGAACAATCGTTACAAAATCGTATTTAACCTGATTGATGAATTATGTTAAATCAGTGATACTTCGCTATATCAATAGCTTTTTAAGAATACCATAGGCTGGGCCCATTTAACTTTTTGCAACCGATTTTTTGACTATTTATAATATCTGACAATTGAACGGGTTTTGTTTGTGAGCTTTGATTTAAAGGTATATTGCTAATTCTTCAGGTAAAATATAATCCTAAGGTAATCCTAACCTTGTTGTGTCCTGTTCTCCGTGCACTTTAGCCAGCTACTTGCACCTCTGAGATCCAGAAATCCTTATCGATATCCGAAAACAAAACGAACAAAGTTGAAGGCTTACACAACCCAGTGAACAATAAGCACGGCAGCAGTAATCACCATTGAAATCCCCACACAACACAGAGCCCGAAGCTTAAAGACAGATTAAAAGCGCAGCAAGTCTGCCGCTCGAACAAAAAGAGATGCAAATAATACATCAAAATCAATAACATAATCACAGCTCTTACATAACTCGCAAACACCATGATAATTGACAGCAAGACGTCACAAAACACGTCCATTAAATCGAACACTGAAAACAATGCATGCGAGGCCGACAGTGAGACTGATCTGACGGCAACTGAATGAGAAATAAGAACTGCAAAGCAACCGAATACCTAGTATTGGAACAATAACAAAGCAGAAGCTATCGATACCTGACAGTTGAACAGATTGATACATTTGATACTAACAGAGGCTATGAGAGCACCAGGTGAGGATCAAATTAGGAGAACTAACTTAGCAGCAATACACAGTGACCTTCTGGACCCGAAAAAATTAACACACACCCACAGAGACCCGaaacaaacacacaaaaaaaccCGAACAACAccgaaaaacaacaaacaacaccgaaaaacaccaaagaacACCATACAACACCGAATAACTCCGAATATCACCGAACAACACGGAAAAACCCCGAACAACACCGAAGAACACCAAAGAACACCATACAACACCGAATAACTCCGAATATCACCGAACAACACGGAAAAACCCCGAACAACACCGAACAACCCCGAACAACACCGAAGAACCCCGAAGAACCCCGAACAACACTAGGATCCGACTAACGGTGAGCAACAAGAGTACAAGAGAGCAACTTTTAACGGTACAAGTAACTTAACGCATAACGGTGATGGTAAGTGCGGAGGCGAATGCGAAACGATAAGCGATAAATAGTGATCGATAGGCAGATAGTTAAGCGATAGACGATAGAGATTAAGGCAACGCTGCAGGGGAGTCAGGAACTGGGAATCAGCATCAGGAATCGCAGGGCGAAGTGGAACCAGGACACAACACCTCACCCCATCTTACCGCCACCAGGACGAGGGGACGGACCCCGGGAGCTATTTAAGCGAAATACAGATAAAtagtatacatataaatatatattctccTACATTTGCATACCATTTGTAACCGAAGGCCAGAAGGCGGACGAGATGCACAAGAACTGGGGAGTACGGAGGGCAGAGAATACACAGATATTTTTCTACGTGCAGAGCAATTTAGGCGGGTCTCGCCGAAGAGTAAGTCCCGGGACGAGGAAGTAAAGGCGACTTGTTGACGCATTGCCGATTGGCGATGAAACTACCTAGATAtgggtatttttttttggtgccCATCCATGTTGGCACATCATATGAAAGAGGCAACCGTGGCAGCTGCGCAAATCGCTCCTCATATACCGAATCCGAGCAGGAGGAGATGCTCCGGCGGTTGCCACAACCATATcacaataaatacacacacaaTGAAATCAGCACGGCTCCGTGCGTATAAACACGTTACAATATGCGAATATTTATCTACGGAGAATAAGAAGTAAATGTCTACAGACTCAAGAGTTTTAATCAATGTAAACCACacaataaatgtaatttgtatGTACAATCTGAGCTTACTCGAGGCAGAAATCACAAATCACCAATCGTAAGGCGCAAATCGCAATCGCAAATCGCAAATCACAACACAAACAGCAAATGCCAAACTAAATCGAGTCGAGCTGAATAGAAATCGAATATAAATTAATGTTCGCGTTGAATATTTAATGTTAAACGTAAAATAATACGCAGGCAGGGGCGGAAAGGCGGAAAGCTGAAAAGTAGCAGGCGGAGCGTGGAGAGCTGGGTGCCTGGGGAACTTTCCCGGGCAGAAGTTTGAAAATCAATTAACGAAGAAATTCAAATTGGAAATTCGCAATTGCAGAAATTGGCAAACAGAGGGGCTATAGAAAGACAGTGGGAGGTGGCCAGATGGCCAGATGGCCGGACAGCCGGATAGCCGGAGGGGGAGAGAGATAGTGAGGACGGACAAACAAACAATCAGTCAATATTGCAATCAATCAAGTGTGTTTCTATATGCGGCACTTGGCTTTGTCAATCTGTCAATTGATGCCGGGCAAGTAGGTGTGCAGCTGCGGGGGCGGGGCGGTACCGGAACTATATAGATACAATAACCGTACGCGTATGCCTAGCGATTATCACTCtatcaataattgtatctCGATGTGCCCGACAAGTGTGTTTTAGACTTCGATTTCCATGTGCGTGTCTCACAGAGGTAACCCAAAGTTAACTTTCACTTACGTGTGTTATAGTGCTACGGAGCGGCAGATCCACCCTAATACTGATCTATATCTATACAAGCATATGAATATACAATATCTACACGTAACGATATACATATTATACACGTATTAAACTATTTACAAGTGCGGTCCTTCTTGGTCGCAGCCAACTAGCGTTGTCCACGTTTTGCTCATCCTCCTAACCGTTGTTCTATATCTATATCGTTGCTACTACCGATCGGTCTATACTATGTAACAATAAACGTGTACAAACCGGGGGGCGGGGGAAGGCAGGAGAAGGCGGGGCAGGCCAGAGCAACTCTCAAGTTCTATTTGTCCTATTTTTGATAGTTGTATATATATACCGCATATATGTACCGCATATACAATACGTGCAGGCCATGGTGCACCAGCACCTCACGGATGCAGTTTTTTTCGATTGATTTAGCATTGAATGTGCATAGATTTATGACTACCAGTCGGATATACATATGTGTACCCCTAAGATAATAGCGCATCCGAGGAATGCACACCGGGAATAATCGGCGGCCAGTCCGGGCTGCAGAGCCGCAGATGTCGGCCGCCGATTAGCTCCAAGTCGTGTCGTTGTCCCTGTCATTGTTGTTGACGTTGTTGATGTCGTGCAATTGTAATTACCGTTGTTCAATTGTTGTTAATGTTTATCCACCTGTATGTACGAGCGAGCGGCTACCACCGACTACAGTACTTTAGTAGTGTTAACTGGCGCCCAACGTATATACCCAACTATGTTTGCGCCCGCAACTCTCCAAGTGTGTGGCATCCGGGATCACGGAGACACAGCCGTGCGTATCCACGAGTGCGCACCTCGAGCGAGCGATCTATGATTTGGTTAGGGGTTAGAGGTTCTTTCGGGCCTTTCTGGGCCACAGCAGGGGGAAAAGTGGGCAAACTACGCATAATCTAGTGAGTAAAGAGCGACGGAGCAGTGGGCAAGGCAGGTAGGAGCTGACATGCATATATAACTAGATATATATCTGTGTAAATAGCGGCAGGAGTCTCGGGAATACGTTTGTACATAATTATGCGTATGCTAGCGAGGGGACGGCGAGGGAGGTAGAGTTTTTTTTAAGCCAAAATCCAAACGCAACCGAATGTAAAACAATCAATTAATGACACATAATGTAAACGAAGCCAAGTCGAAAACAATACAAGCTAACCAATTTGCAAGGGGCAGCGCCCAGATGCACGCATGAAACCCTCCCTGTGTGCGGGTCTGCTCCCTAGAAGGCGTCTCCCCGGCCGACCTCCCACCACCCACGGCTCGAGGAATCCGAGGAGAACGGAGCGGGAATCGGGGGCGCTGGACGTGCACCAGGCGAGTGTACTTTACCACACATACAATACCCAATATACAGCTAAATATACACCCATATACATCTATATACACATatggaatatatatatacggaAATAAATAGTTTATGTGTACGGATTGCCGTCGCTTTAATTTTGGGATCGGAAGGGCGGGAAATTCGAAAGGAGGCTGGGGTTTCCGCCGCCCGTGATTGATGGCAGCGCTAGGGGCCGCGGGCAGCCCGGGAATCTGCCGAGTGCACCCAGCCGGGAACCAGCGAGTCACCGGACCACCGTCCACCAGTCCACCAGTCCACCGATCCACCGAGTCCTGCCCAGCGGCGGCCAGTCATAAATCAAACATCCATCTCCTCTCATCCCATCGCCCGTCCTGCCTCGCCCGGCGCCTTGGAGTATGCAATGGAAATTCGGCAGGGGATAAATGTGTGTGTACCTGGCCAGGTGGGCCAGCTGGGCCAGGCgagggcgtgggcgtgggcccGGGGAGGCGTGGCACGACCGGCAACAGGCATTAAATGTTAATGCGCTTTATGCAACGCTTGACTGGCCAAACGGCTAGCGGGGTCCGCATCAGTGGTCCAAGGGCCTGGGCCAACGGATCGTCGAACAGGTAAATAccttgtatattttatttgccattcCTTTGTTGGTCTTCAATCTGCTCTTCAGTAAGATTTTTACAATAAATGATCAGTTATACAGCACTTTTGGCATATACATTTAACCTCCAGTTAGCAAAAACAACCCATAGCAAACAGACAAAGTGCAATTTTCGAAAATAGATACCAAATTTATAAGACTTTTTTTATACTTCTAATTATGTaacttttctatattttttcttagGATGCTCAAATTAAACTGAGTTTCAGAGTGAtgatttttttacatttaaaaatgttatattacaatttaaaatactcATTTTAGACAGTTCCAAAAAGTATAAACATGgtaatttagtttaatttgaatactGGAAAAAGCTCTAAAATCATTATTCAAAGAGGAAAGGATACTTCACACTTTTAAACCCTCGAGTAAGTGAAAATccagaatttatttttgagaAGCGAGTCCAAGTCGACTTGGCCCTTCTGTCAGGGTGTTTCCACTCGTGTTGGCGAGCATCGGTGGGTGGCAAGTGGGCAATGCCTTTGAGCTGCCCTGCCGAGGCCTACCAGCCCAGGCTGGCCGCACGTCAAGCGTGAAATTCGAAGGCTGCTTACAATGGCGGTTCCGATGGCGGCGAGTGAGCTTCAGCAGGTATCAAGGGCAGCACCGCAACTGTTGCTGGCTAATCAGCTAAGCGGCTTCCATTGTCATCGCGTTGCTGCCACGGGAA containing:
- the LOC108033230 gene encoding pneumococcal serine-rich repeat protein produces the protein MDALRFRGSPFARFTGQSTGPGHPRPPPHPQHPQRPQPMGSHGISAPEPLIVVEESNLPEEQEDSSEPTVSNRGSLDIDSPVNPYLLSPWRDPREARKHSLPSQQVTDGITASQVRRLSERGGEGSGPTPKEAAFLATLSQAPAPTGRRHSVVTISKVPTTIFGRSRRESVAAYPNSNGSSRVLNSRRESNTGPPSTDPIGSIHNLQLDIMDDIYLQSRKARLKLWTSSNEKVCEVQTVDEAGTGQPGRRFTNRRYSECPQPGLASSFRRASELPQPQQGQQQQPQQQSSTRASTRRKKSGSGTGLLGSRSDIAGIFSSLTSSAMDMHRPEPEGRDGSSSASSSATATASSPFLSQTFQAAARGRATSATPTPTAGGLTVGGGGGGGGGGVSGAGTSGGLLDPNAGRSTRSNSFDVSLLNNAKQLVSDVQDNGSATLSGWFAKRHTPLARKKSVRSKSSAVALSKDVLERLQKKDPLGGDSGKPKLKPRSKQKTWAESTKATVDATILGTAIEGFLRKSSNASMGGSSMGGSSGGASTSAAARGATPKTAKDSGSASGSPAHGARRSRASAGSSAQSQAGRAVRSTLNWFGKADEDDSKDTCDASLCATLKDLFVK